The genomic stretch TTATTTGCTTTTTCTTTGACGTCAAATAAAACTGTTACTTTTTTATCTGCAGTTGTAGGGTTCGGGTAGATTCCAAAAGATGCTTTTTTGCTTACTTCTGTAATTCCCAGTGACCCGGTAATCTTTTTATATTTGAAATACATGTTTCCGGTACTGGAGCCATCACTTTGTGTGAAGTACATCCTGTAATAGTCATTCCCTTTTTTTACATAATAAACAACATTATTTTTTAAGGTAGTAATAACTTTCCAGGAGTGACCAATTGTAGTAATATTGGAAGAAAAATTATTAGCTGCAGGAAGAGTTCCGTCGGCTACCTGCTGAGTTTCAGGATCTACCATAGCAACCTTCAGCCCTGGACCTTGAATGGCTCCTGCAACAGGATACATCTGAACACCATTATAGAATGTAAAATATTTTGTAAATACTAAGTCCCATGCATTTTTTGAAGGTTCCATATTGGGAACTTTTGCTCCTGTATCAAAAGAAAAATAGTTGAAATAAGCATCATCGGTTCCGTTAGCTACAGTTTTTGTTTCTGTGGGGCTCCAGGCAGTACCATTCCATTTAGAGTATCTGAAAGTATATCCTGAAAATGCATCTTCAATTGCAAATTTAATGTAAGTACCTGAAGCATATTTTAAAACAAAGATCGCTTTACCTTGAATGTGGTGGCTCACTGGATTGTAAACTCCCCAACCTGTAGAAGGAATATTAGGGTTAGAAGAAGTAATAGGGCCTTGTTCAAATGCTCCCTGGCTCCAATCTGTAATCTGATCAGGGTTATAAAGTGGCGCTCCCCATGAAGCCTCATTGCTGATATTGATATTATCCCATTCAGATAAGCTGGTAGCAGCCGTATAGACTTCAATGTTCTTCGCATCATTAATTCTTGTTCCCGTGGCGTATGGGGAAACTCTGTAGAATGCTACATCCCATGTGTTTGCAGGTTGAGAAATGATATTTCCATCAGAAAAATTAAAGAATGAACGATTTTGATACCCACTTCCCAACGTCATATTTGCCTGTGTATATCCTAATGCATCTGTCTGTGCTAAGACAGTCTGCTGAACAGTAAGAGCAAGCAACGATGCCAATAATAGTTTTGTTCTCATAATTAATTTTTTAAAATTCTTATTTAGAATGATTCAACAAAAGTATATAATTATTTTTAATGATTCTAAATAAAAACATGATTTTTATCGTGTTTTATTATTTGACCTTAGAAGTATGGGAAAAATAAAAGCCGAAAGCAATGTAACTTCCGGCCCTATAATGGTGAATAATAGTCTTGATAAATCTTATTTTTTAATGAATTTTGATGGAATAACTGTACCTTCTTCAGTCTCAATGGAAGTATAATACACACCTTCCTGTAAGCTATTGATAGCGAACTGGCCTCCATTGGGTTTCCCTTCTGCTACTTTCTGTCCTGAAGCAGAATAGATTTGCACATTTTTAATTTGTTTTTTCGTGATAAATACAAGGGATGTGTGATCTGCATTCATTGTAAATTTCACATCATCTTTTGATATTCCATGTTCTTTTACTCCTAAAGAAGAAGTTGTATTATATACTACATCATCCACCTGAATGGCAGTGTGCATATTGCTTCCAATGATTTTAAAAGCAATATACTGTTTGGATGAGGCTGGTACTGGTAATGAATACTGCACATTACCGGCAGTCAGATTAATAATGTTTCCAATAGAGGTAAATGTACCCATATCAGTAGGATTGTCTACTAAACCAACTTCTATTGTTCCTGTAGCACCTGAAGCAGACCCTGTCGTTAGGGCGGCATTAAAGGTTAAGGTTTTACTTCCATCAGGAGCAATAATCTGTGGAGTAATCAGGTAGCCAGCAGTATTAGCCGCTGAAAAACTATAGTATTGTATAAGTTTATTAGTTGTTCCGGCAACATAAACCCAAGGGCCAGAGGTGGTATTTTGGATATTAGACCAATTGTTTTGAGGCCATGCAGCCGTATTTCCTGCCGTAAATGTCTGAAAGTCTTCATTTATAGTTGCTAATTGTGCATTTGCTGTAACAGCTGTAAACAATAGTGTTCCAAGGAGTAATCTTAATTTCATAGCTTATTCTTATTTAGAATTATTCCACAAAAATATATATTTATTTTTAACTATTCTAAATAAAGCATTATATTTGTCGAAAATTTTTTGCCCCTATGAAGAAGAAGGTGCTTTCAATATTATCATTATCCGCCATCTGCTGGATCAATGCGCAGGAACAAGATTCTCTTAACCAGAAAAAAATAGAAGAAGTTGTTGTTACAGGACAGTATACTCAGCAATCTATCAACAAATCCATTTATAAAGTTGAAGTGATTAATGCTGTACAGATTAAGAATATGGCTGCTACAAATGTTGCAGATGTTTTGAATCAAAGCCTTAATATCCTGATTACTTCTGATCGTAATTCAGGTAATTCTACAGCGAGCTTAATGGGACTTGGCGGGGAGTATACTAAAATCTTAATTGATAATATTCCGGTAGTGGGAGATATAGGATTGGGAAATAATATAGACCTTACTAAACTTAATATTAATAATGTAGAAAGAATAGAAGTCGTAAGAGGCTCTATGGGAGTTGATTACGGAAGTAATGCTGTAGCTGGGGTAATTAATATTATTACAAAGAAGAACAGTCAGAAAAAACTGATACTCAATGCTTCTGTACAGGAGGAAACGGTAGGAAAAGAATTTGATATTAAGAAAAAAGGAGAGGGGAGGCATATCCAAACGTTAAATATTGGCTATAACGTCAATGAAAACTGGTATGTAGGTGCTAATATTAACCATAATGATTTTCAGGGATTCAAAGGAGAGCAACAAGGGTACAAGTATTTTGAACAGGATGGGAAAAGGGGATATCTATGGCAGCCTAAGGATGTTCTTAATGTAGATGGATTGGTAAGGTACAATAAAAATAAAACTTCAATATTCTATAAATTCGGTTTTGTTAACGAAAAACTGAATTATTACAATCCAATTGTCAACGAGTATTTTTATGATGTAAAGAATAGAACCTACTCCTCCAATGACAGAGATTACTATACCACCAGATATTTACATCAGCTTAATGTACAAACTAAATTAGGCCCTGTAAACTATACAGGAGATTTCTCTTATCAGACTCAGGATAGAAAATACAGAGATTTTAAATATGATATTCCAAACAGAAAGGTAATTGGTGATAAAGATGAATATCAGTCTTATAATAAAGCGGATGTCTTTTATTCAAGAGGGGTTTTCAGTAACTTTTTAGATAATAAAAAGATTGATTTCCAATTAGGATATGAATTGGATCATACTTCAGGTTTTGCAGGAAATATTGCAGGAAGCTTTAAGGGGGCAGATAATATAAAAAGAAAAATATTCAATTATGCCAACTTTATGTCTGTTGAATGGAATGCAACAGACTGGTTGTCACTACGCCCTGGGTATCGTTTGGCATTGAGTGATAAATTTGATACACAACATAATTATTCGTTAACTGCCAGAGCAAAAGTTACAGATAATGATAATTTCAGGTTAGTAGTAGGAAGTGCCAACCGCTTTCCAAATTTTGATGAACTCTATACATATATGGTAGATAGTAATCATGATATCAGAGGAAATGAAAATCTTATCCCTGAAACAGGAATGACAGCTTCATTAAATGGAGAAAAAAAGATTACAACCGCTTCCGGATGGAATATTGGGTTGGGAGCAAGTGCTACTTATCTTAGTGTAAAAGACAGGATAGAATCCGTAACAATAAGCAGACAACCTTTAAAATACCAGTATCTTAACCTGGATAAATACAAATCTTATTTGTTTGAAGCTAATTTTAAAGCACAAAAAGAGCAGCTTTCTCTTGCTGCCAATGTTGCTTATTATGGAATTTCAAAACAACTGACAGATGGATTCATCACTTCACCCAATGACTTTTTCTATACATTGGAAGCCAGTGCTATGGTGAACTATATTATTCCAAATGTAAACACTACCTTATCATTATTCTATAAATATACAGGGAAAACACAACAGTTTACCTTGTCTTCTGATCTTAAAAACCCAACCTATGAACTTGGAGAAAGAGGTGATTTCCACATGATGAATTTCATTGTAACACAACCTTTCTTTAACCAACATCTGGAGGTAAGCCTTGGAGTGAAGAATATTTTTGATGTAACTTCTATAAGGGATACAACCCTTACAGGAAATGCCCATACTACCACAGAACCAAAAATTAATTTATTCTACGGCAGAAGCTTCTTTGCCCGATTAAGCTATAATTTTTAAAATTCTAACAATGAAAAAAATAATATTCTGTCTTTTAGCAGGAACAGTATTTATTACTCAATCCTGCATCAATGCGAATGAAGATCCTGTGCCGGTTGTCCCTTCAGAAGGAGTATCTGTAAAACCGTTTGTGAATGGCTCTGCACAGCCTAATCAGGTATGGATAGACTTAAGTGATATAGCAGATGGACAAACTGGGCAGCCTAGACAAACGGTTACCAACAGAACAGATTGGGATCTTGCATTTTATTCAGGAAATGAATTTAAAGTGGTGTTGAATACATCTATTATGATGGCTGCAGGCAAAATTTCAAATATCACTGACATTGAAAAAGTAAAAGAGTCTGATGTTGCCAATCTAAAAGAAGAGGTACAGGTAGCGAACTTTAATCCAGATAATGTACAGTATATTGATGATGTAAAAGGAAACTTTCCATCCTCATCTACAGCAATACAAGAAATAAAAGCCACAGCATCTGAAAATGCAGTTTACCTGGTTAATCTTGGTAAAGAACTTTATACAGGGACCATCGCTACAGGTTCAACGATCACCGGTGGAGATGACAGAGGCTGGATGAAAGTACAAATTGTAAGACAGGGAGAGGGGTATAAGGTAAAATATGGGCAGATAAATGCTACTGGAGCTGCCATTAAAGAAGTAGAAGTGAAGAAGAATAAAGCTTATCACTATACCTTCTTTAATTTAAAAAAGAATCAGGAAGTACTTATTCAACCTGAAAAAGGAAAATGGGACATTTGTTTTACGGTATTTACGAATATCATTCCAAGTGTAGGAAGCTATATTAATGCAGATTTTGTGACGATCAATAATATAGGGAATGTAGGAGCTTATGAAGTGAAAGCGGCATCATCAGCAATGGTGGATACCTTTAATAAATTTAAAAAAGAGAATGTAGATGATTCTAAATTCGTGTACAATGATCAAAGAATAATCGGAGGGAACTGGAGAGAAGTTGGGCCGGAAGGATCAAAAGTAAAAGGAGATATTTTCTATGTCATTAAGGACGCGGCAGGAGCTTATTATAAAATAAGATTTGTGAGCATTGTTAATGAAAAAGGAGAAAGAGGGCATCCAACATTCATGTACAAAGCCTTATAATAAATCAAATAATAGTATATCATGAAGAAATTTATCCTTGCAGCTTCTGTTCTTGTAGCAGTGTACTCATGCAAAAAAGAAGAAGGTGCTAAAAAAGAAAATACGACGGAAGCTGCTTCTGAAGCTCCTAAAAGCAACCATAAAATAGTAACTCTAAACGGCGGAATTACAGAAATTGTAAGCGCGTTAGGTCACGAAAAAGAAATTGTAGGAACGGATGTTACCAGTACGTATCCGGCAAGTTTAAAAACTACAGCTAAAGATCTTGGACACGTACGATCCATGACTATTGAGCCAATCATGGCGGTGGGACCTACTTTAATTCTGGCTTCTGATAAAGATATCAACCCTGAACTGTTAGGGAAGATTAAAGCATCGGGAATTAAAACCGAAGTTTTTAAACAGGAATATACGGTTGAAGGAACTAAAAAACTCATTGAAGATGTAGCAAAAGCCATCGGAAATACTGATTACCAAAAATTAACAGCTAAACTTGATGCAGATCTGAAGCAGGTTCAGCCATTGACTAAAAAACCAAAAGTATTATTCATTTATGCAAGAGGGAATATGTTGATGGTAGCAGGTAAAAATACTCCAATGGCCGCTTTAATTAATCTTGCAGGAGGTGAAAATGCGGTGAATGAATTTGAAGATTTCAAACCTTTAACTCCTGAAGCCGTTGTAAAAGCAAATCCTGATGTACTGTTTTTCTTTGAAACAGGATTGCAGGGAGCCGGCGGAAATGAAGGAGCACTTAAGATGCCTGGCGTTTCCCAGACTAATGCAGGTAAAAATAAGAAAATCATCGCAATGGATGGAGGGTTAGTTTCAGGTTTCGGACCAAGACT from Chryseobacterium indologenes encodes the following:
- a CDS encoding T9SS type A sorting domain-containing protein, which translates into the protein MRTKLLLASLLALTVQQTVLAQTDALGYTQANMTLGSGYQNRSFFNFSDGNIISQPANTWDVAFYRVSPYATGTRINDAKNIEVYTAATSLSEWDNINISNEASWGAPLYNPDQITDWSQGAFEQGPITSSNPNIPSTGWGVYNPVSHHIQGKAIFVLKYASGTYIKFAIEDAFSGYTFRYSKWNGTAWSPTETKTVANGTDDAYFNYFSFDTGAKVPNMEPSKNAWDLVFTKYFTFYNGVQMYPVAGAIQGPGLKVAMVDPETQQVADGTLPAANNFSSNITTIGHSWKVITTLKNNVVYYVKKGNDYYRMYFTQSDGSSTGNMYFKYKKITGSLGITEVSKKASFGIYPNPTTADKKVTVLFDVKEKANNKGSVEVYDLTGKKVHAAELTNQAGFYRQDLNLSHLPSGNYLVKINFGGTSETKKLIVK
- a CDS encoding T9SS type A sorting domain-containing protein, coding for MKLRLLLGTLLFTAVTANAQLATINEDFQTFTAGNTAAWPQNNWSNIQNTTSGPWVYVAGTTNKLIQYYSFSAANTAGYLITPQIIAPDGSKTLTFNAALTTGSASGATGTIEVGLVDNPTDMGTFTSIGNIINLTAGNVQYSLPVPASSKQYIAFKIIGSNMHTAIQVDDVVYNTTSSLGVKEHGISKDDVKFTMNADHTSLVFITKKQIKNVQIYSASGQKVAEGKPNGGQFAINSLQEGVYYTSIETEEGTVIPSKFIKK
- a CDS encoding TonB-dependent receptor plug domain-containing protein; translation: MKKKVLSILSLSAICWINAQEQDSLNQKKIEEVVVTGQYTQQSINKSIYKVEVINAVQIKNMAATNVADVLNQSLNILITSDRNSGNSTASLMGLGGEYTKILIDNIPVVGDIGLGNNIDLTKLNINNVERIEVVRGSMGVDYGSNAVAGVINIITKKNSQKKLILNASVQEETVGKEFDIKKKGEGRHIQTLNIGYNVNENWYVGANINHNDFQGFKGEQQGYKYFEQDGKRGYLWQPKDVLNVDGLVRYNKNKTSIFYKFGFVNEKLNYYNPIVNEYFYDVKNRTYSSNDRDYYTTRYLHQLNVQTKLGPVNYTGDFSYQTQDRKYRDFKYDIPNRKVIGDKDEYQSYNKADVFYSRGVFSNFLDNKKIDFQLGYELDHTSGFAGNIAGSFKGADNIKRKIFNYANFMSVEWNATDWLSLRPGYRLALSDKFDTQHNYSLTARAKVTDNDNFRLVVGSANRFPNFDELYTYMVDSNHDIRGNENLIPETGMTASLNGEKKITTASGWNIGLGASATYLSVKDRIESVTISRQPLKYQYLNLDKYKSYLFEANFKAQKEQLSLAANVAYYGISKQLTDGFITSPNDFFYTLEASAMVNYIIPNVNTTLSLFYKYTGKTQQFTLSSDLKNPTYELGERGDFHMMNFIVTQPFFNQHLEVSLGVKNIFDVTSIRDTTLTGNAHTTTEPKINLFYGRSFFARLSYNF
- a CDS encoding HmuY family protein; the protein is MKKIIFCLLAGTVFITQSCINANEDPVPVVPSEGVSVKPFVNGSAQPNQVWIDLSDIADGQTGQPRQTVTNRTDWDLAFYSGNEFKVVLNTSIMMAAGKISNITDIEKVKESDVANLKEEVQVANFNPDNVQYIDDVKGNFPSSSTAIQEIKATASENAVYLVNLGKELYTGTIATGSTITGGDDRGWMKVQIVRQGEGYKVKYGQINATGAAIKEVEVKKNKAYHYTFFNLKKNQEVLIQPEKGKWDICFTVFTNIIPSVGSYINADFVTINNIGNVGAYEVKAASSAMVDTFNKFKKENVDDSKFVYNDQRIIGGNWREVGPEGSKVKGDIFYVIKDAAGAYYKIRFVSIVNEKGERGHPTFMYKAL
- a CDS encoding heme/hemin ABC transporter substrate-binding protein, coding for MKKFILAASVLVAVYSCKKEEGAKKENTTEAASEAPKSNHKIVTLNGGITEIVSALGHEKEIVGTDVTSTYPASLKTTAKDLGHVRSMTIEPIMAVGPTLILASDKDINPELLGKIKASGIKTEVFKQEYTVEGTKKLIEDVAKAIGNTDYQKLTAKLDADLKQVQPLTKKPKVLFIYARGNMLMVAGKNTPMAALINLAGGENAVNEFEDFKPLTPEAVVKANPDVLFFFETGLQGAGGNEGALKMPGVSQTNAGKNKKIIAMDGGLVSGFGPRLGEAAVGLNKLLIENAK